A part of Eremothecium sinecaudum strain ATCC 58844 chromosome VII, complete sequence genomic DNA contains:
- a CDS encoding monocarboxylate/H+ symporter (Syntenic homolog of Ashbya gossypii AAR192C; Non-syntenic homolog of Saccharomyces cerevisiae YKL217W (JEN1)) translates to MAEQSTAGKVRKYLRGRFTELLPKEKKAGGQVRKELNPLPALRSINLRTWLFVIGSFSSFAAEATAFFVVNLHVKPIAEEFDVSITSMTWGITAALMTRTIGAVIFGCIGDAYGRKISFLLNLGILAILEIAIAFTNNLRDFIICRALFGVALGGCFGSAMMQCFDDLPTAAHSFISGVFQQAYSFGYLFAVLITWMFKSTGIRNWRACFWFLSGVSFLLLIFRACLPETNGFLKTRRYREYCKANGFKQPSTFVQIYLSFKKDWYIVGYMVILMAGFNFFSHSSQDLFPTMLTEQLGYSLQDSIYTNLIGTFGAIFGGLTIPQFSIISSRRLVIICACTFAAALVYPWGFVHNYTINITVFFLQMFVQGSWGLVPTHLNALVPDSPTKAFFSGVSYQLGNLAASASSTIESMLADTYPLKDSNGQVMYNPDNGKPLHDYGRAMATMFGCVVVYLFLAVFFGPESNPNKDYSLAIMAAKSENSPMAFEDFEKDSQKDEQSQTRKSLS, encoded by the coding sequence ATGGCAGAACAAAGTACAGCTGGAAAAGTCAGGAAATACCTTAGGGGCAGATTTACCGAGCTCCTCCCTAAGGAGAAAAAAGCTGGTGGGCAAGTGAGGAAAGAACTCAACCCTTTGCCGGCACTGCGCTCTATTAACCTAAGAACGTGGTTGTTTGTTATCGGGTCATTTTCGTCGTTTGCCGCCGAGGCAACTGCTTTCTTCGTTGTTAATTTGCACGTGAAACCAATTGCCGAAGAGTTCGATGTTTCAATTACTAGCATGACATGGGGTATCACGGCTGCCTTAATGACGAGGACTATTGGTGCTGTGATATTTGGTTGTATTGGTGATGCTTATGGGCGGAAGATATCATTTTTACTTAACTTAGGAATTCTCGCTATTCTAGAGATCGCAATAGCATTCACCAATAATCTTCGGGACTTTATTATATGTCGAGCACTGTTTGGTGTAGCTTTGGGCGGGTGCTTTGGATCCGCTATGATGCAGTGTTTTGATGATCTTCCCACAGCCGCTCACAGTTTTATATCAGGTGTATTTCAGCAGGCTTATTCGTTTGGATATTTGTTCGCAGTGTTGATCACTTGGATGTTCAAAAGTACTGGGATCCGAAACTGGAGAGCATGCTTCTGGTTCCTTTCCGGAGTAAGCTTTCTGCTACTTATCTTCCGCGCGTGTTTACCGGAGACCAATGGGTTCTTGAAGACTCGTAGATACCGCGAGTATTGCAAGGCTAACGGTTTCAAGCAGCCAAGTACTTTTGTGCAGATTTATCTATCATTCAAAAAGGACTGGTACATTGTTGGCTATATGGTAATTCTCATGGCCGGCTTCAATTTCTTTTCTCATTCGTCACAAGATCTTTTCCCAACGATGCTAACCGAACAGCTTGGGTATTCGCTGCAGGATTCAATCTACACTAACCTAATTGGTACTTTTGGTGCAATTTTCGGTGGTCTCACTATACCACAATTTTCGATAATCAGCTCTCGCCGTCTAGTCATCATTTGCGCCTGCACATTTGCAGCCGCATTGGTATACCCTTGGGGATTTGTACACAATTACACGATTAACATCACTGTATTCTTCTTGCAAATGTTTGTACAGGGAAGCTGGGGGCTAGTGCCTACCCATCTAAACGCCCTAGTACCAGATTCCCCAACGAAGGCATTCTTTTCAGGTGTGTCGTACCAACTAGGTAACCTCGCCGCCAGTGCCTCATCTACCATAGAGAGTATGCTGGCAGACACTTATCCCCTCAAGGATAGTAATGGTCAAGTCATGTATAATCCGGATAATGGCAAGCCGTTACATGATTATGGAAGGGCAATGGCAACTATGTTCGGTTGCGTTGTTGTATATTTGTTTCTCGCTGTATTTTTCGGCCCAGAAAGCAACCCTAACAAAGACTATTCCTTAGCTATAATGGCAGCGAAATCAGAAAACTCCCCCATGGCTTTTGAAGACTTTGAGAAAGACTCTCAAAAAGATGAACAGAGCCAAACCAGAAAAAGCTTATCATAA
- a CDS encoding 60S ribosomal protein uL4 (Syntenic homolog of Ashbya gossypii AAR191C; Syntenic homolog of Saccharomyces cerevisiae YBR031W (RPL4A) and YDR012W (RPL4B)), translated as MSRPQVTVYALNGEKSSAALPLPAVFSAPIRADIVRSVFTRVNKNKRQAYAVSEKAGHQTSAESWGTGRAVARIPRVGGGGTHRSGQAAFGNMCRGGRMFAPTKTWRKWNVKVNHNEKRYATASAIAASAVASLVLARGHRVEAIPEIPLVVSSDLESISKTKEAVAALKAVGAHADVVKVLKSKKMRSGKGKYRNRRFTQRRGPLVVYAEDNGIVGAFRNIPGVETAKVSSLGLLQLAPGAHMGRFVIWTEAAFAKLDQVWGSDSVASVKSGYSLPANIISNSDVARIINSSEVQAVVRPAGQPTQKRSQVQKKNPLKNKQVLLRLNPYAKVFAAEKLGSKKIEQAEKVKPSAAFSETLKHD; from the coding sequence ATGTCTCGTCCACAAGTTACTGTATACGCCTTGAATGGCGAAAAGTCTTCTGCTGCATTGCCATTGCCAGCTGTTTTCTCTGCTCCAATCCGTGCAGACATCGTTCGCTCTGTATTCACCCGTGTGAACAAGAACAAGAGACAAGCTTACGCTGTCTCTGAGAAGGCTGGTCACCAAACCTCAGCAGAATCTTGGGGTACCGGTCGTGCTGTCGCACGTATTCCACGTGTTGGCGGTGGTGGTACTCACAGATCCGGTCAAGCCGCTTTCGGTAACATGTGTCGTGGTGGTCGTATGTTTGCTCCAACTAAGACCTGGAGAAAATGGAATGTGAAGGTCAACCACAACGAAAAGCGTTACGCTACCGCTTCTGCAATTGCTGCTTCTGCTGTTGCATCTTTGGTTTTGGCTAGAGGTCACAGAGTTGAAGCTATCCCAGAGATCCCATTGGTTGTTTCTTCCGACTTGGAATCTATTTCTAAGACCAAGGAAGCTGTTGCTGCTTTGAAGGCTGTTGGTGCTCATGCTGATGTTGTCAAGGTCTTGAAGTCCAAGAAGATGAGATCCGGTAAGGGTAAGTACAGAAACAGAAGATTCACTCAAAGAAGAGGTCCTTTGGTTGTGTACGCTGAAGACAACGGTATTGTTGGTGCTTTCAGAAACATTCCAGGTGTTGAGACTGCTAAGGTCTCCTCTTTGGGTTTGTTGCAACTTGCTCCAGGTGCTCACATGGGTAGATTCGTCATCTGGACTGAAGCTGCCTTCGCTAAGTTGGACCAAGTCTGGGGTTCTGACTCTGTTGCTTCTGTCAAGTCTGGCTACTCATTGCCAGCTAACATCATCTCTAACTCCGATGTTGCCAGAATCATCAACTCTTCCGAAGTCCAAGCTGTCGTCAGACCAGCTGGTCAACCAACTCAAAAGAGATCTCAAGTTCAAAAGAAGAACCCATTGAAGAACAAGCAAGTTCTATTGAGATTGAACCCTTACGCCAAGGTTTTCGCTGCTGAAAAGTTGGGCTCCAAGAAGATTGAGCAAGCTGAAAAGGTTAAGCCATCCGCTGCTTTCTCCGAGACTTTGAAGCACGACTAA
- the HMT1 gene encoding protein-arginine omega-N methyltransferase HMT1 (Syntenic homolog of Ashbya gossypii AAR190W; Syntenic homolog of Saccharomyces cerevisiae YBR034C (HMT1)) gives MSKTRTEDSATDKKGLNEFEQHYFNSYDHYGIHEEMLQDTVRTLAYRNAIYQNKELFRGKVVLDVGCGTGILSMFAAKSGAKHVIGVDMSSIIEMARKIVETNGLSDKITLLRGKLEDVELPFPKVDIIISEWMGYFLLYESMLDTVLYARDKYLVEGGLIFPDKCSIHIAGLEDAQYKDEKINYWQDVYGFDYSPFMPLVMREPLVDTVENAAVNTTKCKLIDFDLNTVTVADLAFKCDFSVTAKRTDFINGLITWFDIEFPSAEGIKPITFSTGPHSAYTHWKQTVFYLSDDLEAESGDILEGKLVCTPNKLNGRDLDIKISYNFKAYGPDADIRSKRNENTYLMH, from the coding sequence ATGTCAAAAACTAGAACTGAAGATTCTGCTACCGACAAGAAAGGTTTGAACGAATTTGAACAACATTATTTCAATTCGTATGATCACTATGGTATTCATGAAGAAATGTTACAGGACACAGTCAGAACGTTAGCATACCGTAACGCAATCTATCAGAATAAAGAACTGTTTAGGGGCAAGGTTGTTTTGGATGTTGGGTGTGGTACTGGTATCCTTTCTATGTTTGCAGCTAAAAGTGGAGCTAAACATGTCATCGGTGTAGATATGTCTAGCATCATTGAAATGGCTCGTAAAATTGTGGAAACTAATGGATTATCTGATAAGATTACTTTACTACGTGGTAAGCTAGAAGATGTTGAGTTGCCATTTCCAAAGGTCGACATCATTATATCTGAATGGATGGGCTACTTCTTGTTGTATGAATCCATGTTGGACACCGTTTTGTACGCTCGTGACAAGTATTTGGTTGAAGGCGGTTTGATCTTCCCAGACAAGTGCTCAATTCACATTGCAGGTCTTGAAGACGCTCAGTATAAGGATGAAAAGATCAACTACTGGCAAGATGTTTATGGGTTTGATTACTCGCCCTTTATGCCTCTTGTTATGAGAGAGCCATTGGTAGATACAGTTGAAAATGCTGCCGTGAACACCACCAAATGCAAACTGATTGATTTTGACTTAAATACGGTTACTGTTGCCGACTTAGCTTTCAAGTGTGATTTTTCTGTGACTGCTAAGAGAACTGATTTTATTAATGGTTTAATAACCTGGTTCGACATAGAGTTCCCATCTGCTGAGGGAATTAAGCCTATAACGTTCTCTACTGGTCCTCATTCTGCTTATACTCATTGGAAACAAACTGTCTTCTACTTGTCCGATGACTTGGAAGCTGAGTCAGGCGACATTTTGGAGGGCAAATTGGTATGTACTCCAAACAAGTTGAATGGGAGAGATCTGGATATTAAGATTTCATACAATTTCAAGGCATATGGACCAGATGCTGACATTAGATCCAAGAGGAACGAGAACACCTATCTAATGCATTGA